The DNA window ACGACCCCGCCCGGCATTTTGAAGTGGGAAGCGGCATGCAGTTCCGGTCGTTTCTGGCGATACACCAGATAAGCGACCAAAATCATGCCCCAGCTGTAAACCACCAGGATCGCCGCCACGGTGGAGACGATGGTGAACAGCGTCATCACGTTCGGCACCAGCACCAGCAGCAAGGTGCCGGCCACCATGCAGAAGCAGGAAAACAGCAGGCTGCGGATCGGAATGGCGGTGGTGCGCGACAGAATGCGGAACTGGCCGTGGGCGTGTTTTTCCATCGACAGGCTGTACAGCATGCGGGTGCTGGAATAGACCCCGCTGTTGGCCGAGGACATCGCCGAGGTCAGCACCACAAAGTTGATTATCGCAGCGGCGGCCGGCAGCCCCGCCTGATCGAACAGCATCACGAACGGGCTGCTGTCCGGTGAGATATGGCTCCACGAGGTAACGGCGATAATGGTCAGCATCGAGCACACGTAGAAGACGATGATGCGCGCCGGGATGGCGTTGATCGCCTTCGGCAGCACCTTCTCGGGGTTTTTGGTCTCCGCCGACATCGTGCCCAGCAGTTCGATGCCGGTGCAGGAGAAAATGGCGATCTGGAAACCGGCGAAGAAACCGAAGATGCCGTGCGGCATGAAAATGGCGGGATCGGTGACGTTATGCAGCGATGCGGTCACGCCGTCCGGCGAGGTCCAGCCGCTGAACACCATCCAGGCGCCGGTGGCGATCAGCGCGACGATCGCCACCACCTTGATCATGGCGAACCAGAATTCGGCCTCGCCGAACATCTTGACCGACAGCATGTTGAACAGACACAGGAACCCCAGCGTCAACAGCGCCGGCAGCCAGGGCGAAACGTTCGGCAGCCAATATTGCACATAGCCGCCGCACACCACCACGTCGGCGATGCAGGTCACCACCCAGCTCAGCCAGTAGGACCAACCGAGAAAAAAGCTGGCGCGCGGCCCCAGGTATTCCGAGACGAAATCGGCGAACGAGCGGTAATCGAGCCGGGTGAGCAGCAGTTCCCCCATCGCTCTCATCACCATAAACATGAAAAAGCCGACGATGGCGTAAGTCAGCACGATGGAGGTGCCCGACAGCGCGATGGTCTTACCGGAGCCCATAAACAGCCCGGTGCCGATGGCGCCGCCGATCGAAATCAGTTGAATGTGGCGCGCACTTAGTCCGCGCTGCAGGGTTTGGGCACAGTGAGGCCCCTCGGCTGAACCTGGGCTCAGCCGATCGCAGTGGTTTTTTGTCATGGTGTTACCTGTCCGTCGTTAAGGCGATTAAGCAACCGATGTGCGGTTGCAGCAGGAATGAAACGCCCGAGGGCGCTCTAACCGGCAAAAAAATTCAGACCAAACGCTGC is part of the Serratia surfactantfaciens genome and encodes:
- a CDS encoding amino acid permease, which produces MTKNHCDRLSPGSAEGPHCAQTLQRGLSARHIQLISIGGAIGTGLFMGSGKTIALSGTSIVLTYAIVGFFMFMVMRAMGELLLTRLDYRSFADFVSEYLGPRASFFLGWSYWLSWVVTCIADVVVCGGYVQYWLPNVSPWLPALLTLGFLCLFNMLSVKMFGEAEFWFAMIKVVAIVALIATGAWMVFSGWTSPDGVTASLHNVTDPAIFMPHGIFGFFAGFQIAIFSCTGIELLGTMSAETKNPEKVLPKAINAIPARIIVFYVCSMLTIIAVTSWSHISPDSSPFVMLFDQAGLPAAAAIINFVVLTSAMSSANSGVYSSTRMLYSLSMEKHAHGQFRILSRTTAIPIRSLLFSCFCMVAGTLLLVLVPNVMTLFTIVSTVAAILVVYSWGMILVAYLVYRQKRPELHAASHFKMPGGVVMAWLTLAFFAFTLVLMVFDRDTLIALCSMPLWFTALGLVWRYRVRDSLARESYVFYQHGAEAE